In Zea mays cultivar B73 chromosome 7, Zm-B73-REFERENCE-NAM-5.0, whole genome shotgun sequence, the following proteins share a genomic window:
- the LOC109940957 gene encoding uncharacterized protein: MAKIRRRLSRSCGARSLFLTEFPEEDEIQEVVSEKEFAPVPIQQVDGAI; this comes from the exons ATGGCCAAGATTCGTCGGAGGTTGTCTCGGTCGTGTGGTGCCCGTTCCTTGTTCCTCACAG AATTCCCAGAAGAAGATGAAATTCAAGAAGTAGTTTCTGAAAAGGAGTTTGCTCCAGTGCCTATTCAGCAAGTGGATGGAGCTATCTAA